One Malassezia restricta chromosome III, complete sequence DNA segment encodes these proteins:
- a CDS encoding mannosyl phosphorylinositol ceramide synthase SUR1: MGLRSGRCSIILVRLFALFLLGTIIVLALIRQHFRINEDEYIRVSELGTWEEIRASKRPAVLDHGSPMKMKEDAMPPEKIPRIIHQTWKTEELPPQWAEVREGCARLMPDYEYMLWTDAISREFIEKEYPWFLPTFDAYPYNIQRADAIRYFVLHKYGGVYMDLDIGCQKRLDSLLRFDLILPKTIPVGVSNDLMFSVPGHSFMDLLIRSLNKFNHRFFTHYATVMFSTGPMFVSTLHRVFASVHEKVAPSDAQQPGRGFQGIRVLPKSLYGKNLEPDQVPDSFFVHMYGSSWHAGDAGFLIFLRKNGYALIFLGVVLLLACMRRSCFSFLARLLHAIMSVLFRSRSKFSDAGAISGIKLDDVKTPRKVSTWYAKSPDVESKYCKTSEEGHARPSIPLPTISMNDAQAVPYHDVSENWSSLPASVGSAPPELSMQRRGSDTNTPLPTFYVDHRSTPDSMDASNANSKDARVPAVKRISSATSRTFSSLIPPPLRRFRGASLKLPSKATTEKLPKEPPTRHSDEYHSEWERLVQDWESGRGLRSPTLHTALSPAPEPMETLDEPHLSPTSPSQNQLLRRSHHHDPYRPATPAVFTSLNMEQK, encoded by the coding sequence ATGGGGCTTAGATCGGGACGCTGCTCCATCATATTAGTGCGTTTATTTGCCCTATTTCTACTAGGGACGATCATTGTACTGGCATTAATTCGCCAGCACTTTCGTATCAACGAGGATGAATACATACGCGTCTCGGAACTAGGCACATGGGAAGAGATTCGCGCGTCGAAACGGCCAGCCGTGCTGGATCATGGCTCGCCTATGAAGATGAAAGAGGATGCGATGCCTCCTGAAAAGATACCTCGCATCATTCATCAGACGTGGAAGACGGAGGAGCTTCCACCGCAATGGGCCGAGGTGCGCGAAGGCTGTGCCAGGCTCATGCCTGACTATGAGTACATGCTGTGGACTGATGCTATTTCGCGTGAGTTCATCGAGAAAGAATACCCATGGTTCCTGCCTACGTTTGATGCGTATCCCTACAATATTCAGCGTGCCGATGCGATCCGGTATTTCGTGCTGCACAAATATGGCGGCGTGTACATGGATTTAGATATTGGATGTCAAAAACGCCTTGATTCGCTTTTGCGCTTTGATCTCATCCTTCCCAAGACCATCCCTGTCGGAGTGAGCAACGATCTCATGTTCTCCGTCCCTGGTCATTCCTTCATGGACCTGCTGATTCGCTCGCTTAATAAGTTTAACCACAGGTTCTTTACACATTATGCCACGGTTATGTTTTCTACGGGGCCGATGTTTGTCTCGACGCTGCACCGTGTTTTTGCGAGTGTGCACGAGAAGGTAGCGCCGTCTGATGCTCAGCAGCCCGGGCGCGGTTTTCAAGGCATTCGTGTTCTGCCGAAGAGCTTGTACGGCAAAAATCTCGAGCCTGATCAGGTGCCGGACTCGTTTTTCGTGCATATGTATGGCAGCTCTTGGCATGCGGGCGATGCGGGCTTCCTGATTTTCTTGCGTAAGAATGGCTACGCTCTGATTTTCCTGGGTGTGGTTCTACTCCTTGCCtgtatgcggcgcagctgcttTTCCTTCCTGGCGCGTTTGCTGCACGCGATCATGTCGGTCCTGTTTCGGTCGCGTTCGAAGTTTTCCGATGCAGGTGCCATATCTGGCATCAAGCTGGACGATGTAAAGACGCCGCGCAAAGTCTCGACATGGTACGCCAAGTCGCCCGATGTCGAGTCCAAGTACTGCAAGACGAGTGAGGAAGGCCATGCCAGACCTTCTATACCCCTGCCGACCATTTCTATGAACGATGCTCAGGCTGTACCATACCACGACGTATCCGAGAACTGGTCGTCTTTGCCTGCGTCGGTTGGATCTGCTCCGCCAGAGCTGTCGATGCAACGTCGCGGATCTGACACCAACACGCCTTTGCCGACGTTTTATGTCGATCACCGAAGCACGCCTGACTCGATGGATGCATCGAATGCAAATTCAAAGGATGCGCGTGTCCCCGCCGTAAAGCgcatcagcagcgcgacgtcACGCACCTTTTCGTCCCTGATCCCCCCACCACTGCGCCGCTttcgaggcgcgtcgttAAAACTACCTTCCAAAGCGACGACAGAGAAACTACCGAAGGAGCCACCGACTCGGCATAGCGACGAGTACCACTCCGAATGGGAGCGACTCGTGCAAGACTGGGAATCAGGTCGTGGCCTGCGGTCACCGACGCTGCATACGGCGTTGTCGCCGGCGCCTGAGCCGATGgagacgctcgacgagccTCACTTGTCTCCTACTTCGCCGTCGCAGAACCAACTGCTTCGTCGGTCGCACCACCACGATCCATACCGCCCGGCCACACCGGCCGTCTTCACGAGCCTGAATATGGAGCAAAAATAG
- a CDS encoding metal resistance protein YCF1 gives MAELGLWVPGFGTSSLWHEAPPHVYDAVMRPAAQITGLGSWVCDGSEGWGPMSPTRDFDLTPCFQAAILWFLPAALFIVAAVRALRRWSQCEVQERSENSMQVLHEKDGVMTAVTLLAFVEFVVLIGMRSHLAPAQASLTGGIQILASGTMLIAYVLAAWLQHTMHMKARHGSDETLVLWLLHLLIGPVRVRTILQVAPKSTLVQMLVVVPLCMRLLFLLAALFLECSDVEVGDSIALPDDDDDVEAEAEPEEEPDEFAHKASPIEKANLFSRLSFHWMQPLMSLGARKFLRESDMWSLPKSEEAEQLGHAFQYHWTKHAHASLERGHPLESTGKLRFWQTLYSAFGAPFALAAIFKVVQDVMAFVQPQILRALLAFVQTWEWAPTDALRGTPLRGFVMVALLFITSAIQTLSLHQYFQLVSVAGMRARAGVVTAIFRKSLRLSNKSRSEQSSGDIVNLMSVDANRLPDFLMYAHILWSAVFQIVIAFVSLFDLLGWSAFVGVAIMLVSVPVNTILATYLRQQSAVQMKVRDRRTGLMNEIILNIKSIKLFAWEEAFTRRLLSVRNGEELPLLRNIGVASAGFNFFWQAIPFFVSLGTFITYSATSSQPLTADIVFPALSLYQLLNFPLSMLAGIVSMFLQTQVSAGRLAAFFDSEELDNRGRRHAPTPAPPGGDAVRFRKASYAWSAEQLSPTLHELDLTVHSGELLAVLGRVGDGKSSLLSAILGDMVNVHGRLSVHGQVAFFVQGGWCMGATVRDNILFGRTYDEALYRQCLYACALEPDLLVLQHGDLTEIGERGVSLSGGQRARVALARACYAMADIYLLDDPLAAVDAHVGAHLWEHVIGPRGMLRTKTRILTLNAVSYLPQCDKIVTLRKGALLEERGTFEEVMAMKGEVYRVISSLKKSESQEQQEEAQAELKKDKVQATEHASRPRPRELSLLELKATTMRHLRESKSPQEIQETGSVKWRVYKDYIQSASSVGVALFFVAHILTQACMIARDVVLKQWSAVNARPDTNFDKAASYYLTLYGSMGMLTSVGVCIAPMILYVWLVLSSAKRYHDSLFSSVLRYPLQWFETTPTGRLLNLFSRDISVIDEVLPRVIQGMARSSVVVMGVVCVVTYSVPAFLVAIIPLAMAYRAVMRYYLSSSRELKRIDAVSKSPIFTWFQEALGGLSTIRAFSQASGFTHAFETRVDLNQMCYFPAVTCNRWLAVRIEFLGSFVILFASTMAIIVVTTGGRMSAGLLGLMLSQVLSTTQTLNWAVRSASEVEQNIVSVERVMSYAGLPMEREAHIPETQPPPSWPSRGVVEFRHYSTQYRADLEPVLRDVSFKTRAGERIGVVGRTGAGKSTLTLALFRILEATEGSVYIDDIDISTLGLQDLRQSMAIIPQDAQLWQGTLRQNLDPLHQYTDSELYRVLKQARLCGIVDDHAAGLLQPVSEGGSNFSAGQRQLICIARAMVRQSHILVLDEATSSIDLETDQLVQQIVRTGFTGTTITIAHRLNTIMDSDRVLVLEQGRVVEFDAPATLLKNPRSQFYSMAREAGLVQAPPV, from the coding sequence ATGGCAGAGTTGGGGCTGTGGGTGCCGGGCTTTGGGACGAGCAGTCTGTGGCATgaggcgccgcctcatGTGTACGACGCCGTCATGAGGCCGGCTGCTCAAATCACCGGACTCGGCTCATGGGTGTGTGATGGATCAGAGGGCTGGGGTCCCAtgtcgccgacgcgcgaTTTTGATCTCACGCCCTGCTTTCAGGCCGCCATACTGTGGTTCTTACCCGCTGCGCTGTTCATCGTggctgctgtgcgtgccCTGCGCCGATGGTCACAGTGCGAAGTGCAGGAGCGCTCTGAAAACTCAATGCAGGTCCTGCATGAAAAGGACGGCGTCATGACCGCTGTGACGCTCCTGGCGTTTGTCGAATTCGTCGTCTTGATCGGTATGCGAAGCCATCTGGCTCCAGCGCAGGCCTCGCTTACGGGCGGGATCCAGATCCTGGCATCAGGCACGATGCTGATCGCATATGTGCTCGCTGCGTGGCTGCAACATACCATGCACATGAAAGCGCGTCACGGCTCCGATGAGACACTCgtgctgtggctgctgcaccTCTTGATCGGTCCAGTTCGTGTGCGAACTATACTGCAGGTCGCGCCCAAGTCGACGCTTGTCCAGATGCTCGTGGTCGTGCcgctgtgcatgcgtcTGCTCTTCCTtctcgcggcgctgttTCTCGAGTGCTCCGACGTCGAAGTGGGCGACTCGATCGCATTgcccgacgacgacgatgacgtcGAGGCGGAAGCCGAGCCTGAGGAAGAGCCAGACGAGTTTGCGCACAAGGCCTCACCGATAGAGAAGGCCAACCTGTTCAGCCGCTTGTCGTTCCATTGGATGCAGCCGCTCATGTCGCTGGGCGCTCGCAAGTTTCTTCGTGAGTCCGATATGTGGTCCCTGCCCAAGAGCGAAGAagccgagcagctcgggcATGCGTTCCAATACCATTGGACGAAgcatgcgcacgcatcgcTCGAGCGCGGTCATCCGCTCGAGTCGACCGGCAAGCTGCGCTTCTGGCAGACCCTGTACTCTGCATTCGGCGCGCCCTTCGCCTTGGCGGCCATTTTCAAGGTCGTGCAGGATGTGATGGCGTTTGTACAGCCACAGATTCTGCGCGCTCTGCTGGCCTTTGTGCAGACATGGGAATGGGCACCGACAGACGCTCTGCgtggcacgccgctgcgtgGCTTTGTCATGGTAGCGCTCCTGTTCATCACGTCGGCGATCCAGACTTTGAGTCTGCACCAATACTTCCAGCTCGTAAGTGTCGCGGGCATGCGAGCGAGAGCCGGCGTCGTGACGGCCATCTTCCGCAAGAGTCTGCGCCTCTCCAACAAGTCGCGAAGCGAGCAAAGCTCAGGTGACATTGTGAATTTGATGAGTGTGGACGCCAATCGACTGCCAGACTTTTTGATGTACGCCCACATTTTGTGGTCAGCTGTGTTCCAGATCGTGATTGCGTTCGTGTCGCTCTTCGACCTGCTCGGCTGGTCGGCCTTTGTTGGTGTGGCGATCATGCTAGTCAGTGTGCCGGTCAACACGATCCTCGCGACATATTTGCGTCAGCAAAGTGCTGTGCAGATGAAGGTGCGCGACCGCCGCACTGGTCTGATGAACGAGATCATTCTCAACATCAAGTCCATCAAGCTTTTTGCATGGGAAGAGGCTTTTacgcgccgcctgctgaGTGTGCGCAACGGCGAAGAGCTCCCCCTGCTCCGCAACATTGGCGTAGCCAGTGCCGGCTTCAACTTTTTCTGGCAGGCGATTCCATTCTTTGTATCGCTCGGTACTTTTATCACGTACTCTGCGACCAGCTCACAGCCACTGACGGCTGACATTGTGTTCCCTGCACTGTCTCTGTATCAGCTGCTCAACTTTCCGCTCTCGATGCTCGCCGGCATCGTGTCGATGTTTCTGCAGACCCAGGTCTCGGCCGGCCGTCTCGCTGCCTTTTTCGACAGTGAAGAGCTTGATAACCGCGggcgtcgacatgcgccaacgcctgcgccgccaggcGGCGATGCTGTGCGGTTCCGCAAGGCGTCGTATGCATGGTCGGCGGAGCAGCTGTCGCCGACGCTGCATGAATTGGACTTGACCGTGCATAGTGGCGAATTGCTGGCTGTGCTGGGTCGCGTCGGTGATGGCAAATCGTCATTGCTGTCGGCCATTCTCGGCGACATGGTCAACGTGCATGGCCGGCTCTCTGTGCATGGCCAGGTGGCCTTCTTCGTCCAGGGCGGATGGTGCATGGGTGCTACTGTGCGAGATAACATTCTTTTTGGCCGCACCTATGACGAGGCTCTGTATCGCCAGTGCCTGTATGCATGTGCCCTCGAGCCGGATCTTCTCGTGCTGCAACATGGCGACCTGACGGAAAttggcgagcgcggcgtgagCCTGAGCGGTGGGCAAAGGgctcgagtcgcgctcgcgcgtgcATGCTATGCCATGGCAGATATCTATCTACTTGATGATCCACTGGCCGCCGTggatgcgcacgtcggaGCGCATCTTTGGGAGCATGTGATTGGGCCGCGGGGTATGCTGCGGACCAAGACGCGCATCTTGACCCTCAATGCTGTGTCGTACCTGCCACAGTGCGACAAGATTGTCACTCTGCGGAagggcgcgctgctggaagagcgcgGCACATTTGAAGAGGTCATGGCAATGAAGGGCGAAGTGTACCGTGTGATTTCCAGTCTGAAGAAGAGCGAGTcgcaggagcagcaggAGGAGGCACAGGCCGAGCTCAAAAAAGACAAGGTCCAGGCCACGGAGCATGCGAGCCGCCCGCGTCCGCGCGAACTGTCCCTGCTGGAGCTCAAAGCGACCACGatgcgccacctgcgcgAGTCAAAGTCGCCCCAAGAAATCCAGGAGACAGGCTCCGTCAAGTGGAGGGTGTACAAAGACTATATCCAAAGTGCCTCGTCTGTGGGCGTGGCTCTCTTCTTTGTGGCGCACATACTGACCCAGGCATGTATGATTGCGCGAGACGTTGTGCTGAAGCAATGGAGCGCCGTCAATGCGCGTCCGGACACGAATTTCGACAAGGCCGCCTCATACTATCTGACGCTCTACGGCTCCATGGGTATGCTGACGTCGGTGGGCGTTTGCATCGCTCCCATGATCCTGTACGTGTGGCTCGTACTCAGCAGTGCGAAACGCTACCACGACAGCCTGTTCTCTTCGGTGCTGCGATATCCACTGCAGTGGTTCGAGACGACGCCGACCGGTCGCCTGCTCAATCTTTTCAGCCGCGATATCAGTGTGATCGACGAAGTGCTTCCACGAGTCATCCAGGGCATGGCACGATCGTCGGTCGTCGTGATGGGTGTTGTGTGTGTCGTAACATACTCGGTGCCGGCTTTCCTTGTGGCCATTATTCCCCTTGCTATGGCGTATCGTGCGGTGATGCGATACTATCTCTCGTCTAGCCGCGAGCTGAAACGCATCGATGCCGTATCCAAGTCGCCCATCTTCACGTGGTTCCAGGAGGCGCTAGGCGGCCTCTCGACGATCCGCGCATTCAGCCAAGCATCTGGGTTCACACACGCGTTtgagacgcgcgtcgaccTCAACCAAATGTGCTACTTCCCCGCCGTTACGTGCAACCGGTGGCTCGCTGTGCGCATCGAGTTCCTGGGCTCGTTCGTGATCCTGTTTGCCTCGACCATGGCCATTATTGTGGTCACCACCGGTGGGCGTATGAGCGCCGGTCTGCTGGGTCTGATGCTCTCGCAGGTGCTCAGCACGACGCAGACACTCAACTGGGCTGTGCGCTCGGCTTCCGAGGTCGAGCAAAACATCGTGAGTGTTGAGCGCGTCATGTCGTACGCGGGCCTGCCGATGGAGCGTGAGGCTCATATTCCAGagacgcagccgccgccatcgTGGCCGTCTCGCGGTGTGGTAGAGTTCCGTCACTACTCGACGCAGTACCGCGCTGATTTGGAGCCCGTGTTGCGCGATGTATCGTTCAAGACCCGCGCCGGTGAGCgcatcggcgtcgtgggTCGCACGGGCGCAGGCAAATCGACGCTCACACTCGCGCTCTTCCGTATTCTCGAGGCGACAGAGGGCAGTGTGTACATTGACGACATCGACATTTCGACCCTGGGTCTGCAAGATCTTCGGCAGTCGATGGCGATTATTCCCCAGGATGCCCAGCTGTGGCAGGGCACCTTGCGTCAGAACCTTGACCCGCTGCACCAGTACACGGACAGCGAGCTGTACCGCGTACTGAAGCAGGCGCGTCTTTGCGGCATTGTGGATGATCATGCGGCAGGTCTGCTGCAGCCCGTCTCTGAAGGCGGAAGCAACTTCTCGGCGGGTCAGCGTCAGCTCATTTGCATTGCGCGCGCGATGGTGCGTCAGTCACATATTctcgtgctggacgaagcgACGAGCAGCATCGACCTCGAGACGGaccagctcgtccagcagaTCGTGCGCACTGGATTCACCGGCACGACGATCACGATTGCTCATCGCCTGAACACCATCATGGACTCGGACCGTGTGCTGGTGCTAGAACAGGGTCGAGTCGTGGAGTTCGACGCGCCCGCCACCCTGCTCAAGAACCCACGGAGCCAATTCTATAGCATGGCGCGGGAGGCCGGACTTGTCCAGGCGCCGCCAGTGTAG
- a CDS encoding homoaconitase: protein MHQLFARRARRVTHGVRVGARACFATHAGSEARVHPSRMPRYAELLEQLSQVRPLVGGRPLTLSEKLLYTHLLDPAVDLAGAGADASKVRGARYLRLGIDRLAMQDASAQMALLQFMTCGMSQSAVPASVHCDHLIQAFEGAQADLERSLDTQREVFAFLESACQKYGIEFWRPGSGIIHQIVLENYAAPGLLMLGTDSHTPNASGLGCLAIGVGGADAVDALTATPWELLAPKVLGVHLHGKLSPWCSAKDVILHLAGELTVRGGTGYIVEYFGAGLQTLPATGLATMSNMGAEIGATTSAFPYTPAMGRYLGATGREAVARAAEQAARAGLLSADAGAEYDRVIDIDLSQLEPSLNGPFTPDLNMKLSDFVARARQADCPHPVELSGALIGSCTNSSYADMSRCADLAQQAQARGMKVQVPLDVTPGSEQVRATMERDQIEAALTNAGARVLANACGPCIGQWKRADKQGETNVILTSFNRNFRGRNDGNAQTLNFLAAPEIVTAYAFAGRLDFNPMTDALTAPDGSEFRFAPPADKELPEHGYAMGDASYMPEPMPVPQPDVRVDIDPKSERLEALQPFESYFAHGSYELPPMRCLMRIRGKCTTDHISAAGPWLKYKGHLSHIANNTLMGAVNDETGRVNDARDYEAVEPRHDTIAAMAQRYRARGQPWVLVADHNYGEGSAREHAALQLRLFGCAVVLARSIARIAETNLRKQGVVTLLFENEQDYERIGSGDMVETVNLADLLRPGVEDVQDVQVRVRVTKLDDDGNVREQFELPTRHSLSKTHLQWIRAGSALNDIRAKASRPPSAPSVPRSDVRAFSTCAVRRAAPPQVVPTGNDPRYEQLRQLLFPAPPTGKKNTGPKTLADAVGHGDVSADVYETIHRAWKLHQRRQKAALAASLATKRARLDEALEDLRRTDTTLWKRANEYSSPTKRNAEEQQRLAHLGLSQQASADGGEVAGSRMLAKKRARLMARTRLATLFPRELRAPTMTPPTRGWPSYAPDEE, encoded by the coding sequence ATGCACCAGCTATTCGCCCGTCGAGCGAGGCGTGTGACGCATGGCGTGCGCGTTGGAGCGCGCGCCTGCTTTGCGACGCACGCAGGATCGGAAGCTCGTGTGCATCcgtcgcgcatgccgcgGTACGCTGaactgctcgagcagctgtcgCAGGTCCGTCCTCTGGTCGGTGGCCGGCCCCTGACGCTGTCGGAGAAGCTATTGTACACGCACCTGCTTGATCCGGCTGTGGATCTCGCAGGTGCAGGTGCTGATGCCAGTAAGGTGCGTGGTGCGCGGTACTTGCGTCTTGGCATCGACCGCTTGGCGATGCAGGACGCGTCGGCACAGATGGCCCTGCTCCAATTTATGACGTGTGGCATGTCGCAATCGGCCGTGCCGGCGAGCGTGCACTGTGATCATCTCATCCAGGCATTTGAGGGTGCGCAGGCGGACTTGGAGCGCTCTCTGGACACGCAGCGTGAGGTATTTGCGTTCCTCGAGTCGGCGTGCCAAAAGTATGGCATTGAGTTCTGGCGTCCAGGCAGTGGTATTATCCACCAAATTGTGCTTGAGAACTACGCGGCTCCCGGTCTGCTGATGCTCGGCACGGACTCGCACACGCCGAATGCGTCAGGCCTGGGCTGCCTCGCGATCGGCGTGGGTGGCGcggacgccgtcgatgccctcACTGCCACGCCATGGGAGCTCCTGGCGCCCAAGGTGCTGGGTGTGCACCTGCATGGCAAACTGTCGCCATGGTGCTCGGCCAAGGATGTGATTCTGCACCTGGCCGGCGAGCTGACCGTGCGTGGCGGCACGGGCTACATTGTCGAGTACTTTGGCGCTGGACTGCAGACGCTGCCGGCTACGGGCCTGGCTACGATGTCGAATATGGGCGCTGAGATCGGTGCGACGACGAGTGCGTTCCCATACACGCCCGCGATGGGCCGCTACCTTGGCGCGACGGGACGTGAGGCcgtggcgcgtgcggcggAGCAGGCTGCTCGTGCGGGTCTTTTGAGCGCAGATGCCGGTGCCGAATACGACCGGGTCATTGACATTGACTTGTCCCAGCTGGAGCCGAGTCTGAATGGCCCTTTCACGCCCGACCTGAATATGAAGCTCTCGGACTTTGTGGCGCGGGCGCGCCAGGCAGACTGCCCGCACCCCGTCGAACTGAGTGGGGCATTGATTGGGAGCTGCACGAACAGTAGCTATGCTGATATGAGCCGCTGTGCGGACCTTGCGCAGCAAGCACaggcgcgcggcatgaaAGTCCAGGTGCCTTTGGACGTGACGCCCGGCTcggagcaggtgcgtgcgACCATGGAGCGCGACCAGATTGAAGCTGCGCTGACGAACGCGGGTGCGCGGGTGCTCGCGAATGCGTGTGGCCCGTGTATCGGCCAGTGGAAGCGTGCGGACAAGCAGGGCGAGACCAATGTGATCCTGACGTCGTTCAACCGCAACTTCCGTGGTCGTAACGACGGCAAtgcgcagacgctcaaCTTTCTCGCCGCGCCAGAGATTGTCACGGCGTATGCCTTTGCGGGTCGTTTGGACTTTAACCCGATGACGGATGCTCTCACGGCGCCGGACGGGTCCGAGTTCCGATtcgcgccgcccgcggACAAGGAGCTGCCTGAGCATGGCTATGCTATGGGTGATGCATCGTACATGCCCGAGCcgatgcctgtgccgcAGCCGGATGTGCGTGTGGACATTGATCCGAAGagcgagcgtctcgaggcgctgcagccgtTTGAAAGCTACTTTGCGCATGGCTCGTATGAGCTCCCGCCGATGCGGTGCCTGATGCGCATCCGCGGCAAGTGCACGACGGACCACATCTCGGCCGCCGGTCCCTGGCTCAAGTACAAGGGCCATTTGAGCCACATTGCGAACAACACGCTGATGGGCGCGGTAAATGACGAGACGGGCCGCGTCAACGATGCACGCGACTATGAGGCCGTGGAGCCGCGGCACGATACGATCGCTGCGATGGCTCAGCGATACAGGGCGCGGGGCCAGCCATGGGTCCTTGTCGCCGACCACAACTACGGCGAAGGCAGTGCGCGtgagcatgcggcgctgcagctgcgtctcTTTGGCTGTGCGGTCGTGCTGGCCCGCagcatcgcgcgcatcgcggAGACGAATCTGCGGAAGCAGGGCGTCGTGACGCTCTTGTTCGAGAACGAGCAGGACTacgagcgcatcggcagcggcgacatggtcgagaCGGTCAACCTCGCTGACCTGCTGCGTCCCGGTGTCGAGGACGTGCAGGACGTCCaggtgcgtgtgcgtgtgaCCAAGCTTGATGACGACGGCAACGTGCGCGAGCAGTTTGAGCTGCCGACGCGCCACTCGCTGAGCAAGACGCATCTCCAATGGATCCGCGCCGGCTCGGCGCTGAACGACATCCGAGCGAAGGCGTCTCGCCCGCCGAGTGCGCCCtctgtgccgcgctcggacgtgcgcgccttTTCGACGTGTgcggtgcgccgcgctgcgccgccgcaggTGGTGCCGACCGGCAACGACCCACGCtacgagcagctgcgtcagTTGCTGTTccccgcgccgcccacggGCAAGAAGAACACGGGGCccaagacgctcgcggACGCTGTGGGGCACGGCGATGTGTCTGCCGACGTCTACGAAACGATTCACCGCGCATGGAAGCTGCATCAGCGGCGGCAGAAGGCGGCCCTcgccgcgtcgctcgcgaccAAGCGCGCCCGCctggacgaggccctggAGGACCTGCGTCGCACCGATACCACGCTGTGGAAACGCGCCAACGAGTACAGCAGCCCGACGAAGCGCAACGCggaggagcagcagcgcctcgcgcatctcggTCTGTCGCAGCAGGCGAGTGCGGACGGCGGCGAAGTCGCCGGCAGTCGCATGCTCGCCAAGAAACGGGCTCGTCTGATGGCCCGGACGCGTCTGGCGACGCTGTTTCCacgcgagctgcgtgcgccgaccatgacgccaccgacgcgcGGCTGGCCGTCGTATGCCCCCGATGAAGAATAA
- a CDS encoding suppressor of G2 allele of SKP1: MSAPRHDYYQTAEHVVLSVYVRHQPKEDVSVRVEGQELRVCAPALSDAFTLSLWAPVSPEVDVAVVPSKIELTLRKCEGGVMWPTLVADGTRAAAPAPASMPSTAPRPASKWDALDYTDADDAPPSGSGDAELNAFFQKLYADADPDTRRAMVKSFQESGGTALSTNWADVKDKTMSVRAPQGLEARRYEQ; this comes from the coding sequence ATGAGCGCACCACGACACGACTATTATCAGACGGCGGAGCACGTCGTGCTCAGCGTGTATGTGCGGCACCAGCCGAAGGAAGACGTGAGTGTGCGTGTCGAAGGCCAGGAGCTACGTGTGTgtgcgccggcgctgtCAGACGCCTTCACGCTGTCGTTGTGGGCGCCCGTATCGCCGGAAGTGGACGTGGCTGTGGTGCCGTCCAAGATCGAGCTGACGCTACGAAAGTGCGAAGGCGGCGTGATGTGGCCGACGCTCGTAGCTGATGGCacacgcgctgcggcgcctgcgcctgcatcgatgccgtcgacggcgccgcgtcccGCGTCCAAGTGGGATGCGCTCGACTATACcgacgcggacgacgcgccgccttCCGGTTCGGGCGATGCGGAGCTGAACGCCTTTTTCCAGAAGCTGTACGCCGACGCGGACCCggacacgcgccgcgcgatgGTCAAGAGCTTCCAGGAGTCGGGCGGCACGGCCCTCAGCACCAACTGGGCCGACGTGAAGGACAAGACCATGTCGGTCCGTGCGCCTCAAGGCTTGGAGGCGCGGCGATACGAGCAATGA